One genomic region from Carettochelys insculpta isolate YL-2023 chromosome 4, ASM3395843v1, whole genome shotgun sequence encodes:
- the GIMD1 gene encoding GTPase IMAP family member GIMD1 encodes MSDMDEMTINLLLVGRTQSGKSAAGNKLLGSFDFDSHLSPSSVTTCCSLGCSCRIPGFTRRNGHELALRVHVLDTPGYPHSSLSKEEVLQAVKEALAQHFGDEGLHLVLLVLRADLPLCEEENDRTIQLVQELLGPTWKNFTAVLFTHADKVQEAGLLADEYFHIASSTLLNLLSSIQQRYIFIDNQGNTLHQERKIVLRKLMEFIRQNSYQVLLVK; translated from the exons ATGTCTGACATGGATGAGATGACCATCAATCTTCTCTTGGTTGGAAGGACCCAGAGTGGCAAAAGTGCTGCCGGGAATAAACTCCTGGGCAGTTTTGACTTTGACAGCCATCTATCCCCCAGTTCCGTGACCACCTGCTGCAGTCTCGGATGCAGCTGCCGCATCCCAGGCTTCACACGCCGCAATGGCCATGAACTAGCCCTGCGGGTTCACGTGCTGGACACACCAGGGTATCCTCACAGCAGCCTGAGCAAAGAAGAGGTGCTGCAAGCAGTGAAGGAAGCTCTGGCTCAGCACTTTGGAGATGAAGGCCTCCACCTAGTGCTCTTGGTCCTGAGGGCCGACTTGCCTCTTTGTGAGGAAGAAAATGATCGCACCATTCAGCTAGTCCAG GAACTTCTGGGTCCCACATGGAAAAACTTCACTGCAGTCCTATTTACGCATGCAGACAAGGTACAAGAGGCAGGATTGCTGGCAGATGAATACTTTCACATTGCCTCATCTACCTTATTGAACCTTTTGAGCTCAATTCAACAGAGATACATTTTTATAGACAACCAGGGAAACACACTCCACCAGGAAAGAAAAATAGTCTTAAGAAAACTCATGGAATTTATAAGACAAAATAGTTACCAAGTGCTTTTAGTTAAATAA